A stretch of the Medicago truncatula cultivar Jemalong A17 chromosome 5, MtrunA17r5.0-ANR, whole genome shotgun sequence genome encodes the following:
- the LOC11421055 gene encoding uncharacterized WD repeat-containing protein C17D11.16, with protein sequence MIAAISWIPKGVSKAEPVFAEPPSKDEIEEIISNTLTSVGDEDENEEDANKQNDEVAHALTVAGAIGKPSNGNSDDISDALKDLNMDNYDEEDDKGFELFSSGNGDLFYQSNELDPYINDKNEEYDSEDMEDMIINPTDSVVVCARTEDDVNFLEVWILEDANTRDMNLYIHHDIIIPEFPLCTAWLDCPLKGGEKGNFLAVGSMGPSIEIWDLDVIDEVEPCVVLGGKEKRKKGKNGKKKSAKYKEDSHTDSVLGLAWNKEYSNTLASASADKRVKIWDIVAGKCTITMDHHSDKVQAVAWNHRAQQILLSGSFDHTVALKDVRTPSHSGYTWSVSADVESLAWDPHTEHSFAVSLEDGTIQCFDVRTAMSNATSVQNATFTLHAHDKSVTSVSYNTAAPNLLATGSMDKTVKLWDLSNNQPSSVASKEPKAGAVFSISFSEDNPFLLAIGGSKGKLQLWDTLSDEGISRRYGKFNRNQPQSVA encoded by the exons ATGATTGCCGCAATATCGTGGATTCCCAAAGGGGTTTCAAAAGCAGAACCCGTTTTTGCTGAACCTCCTTCTaaagatgaaattgaagaaaTCATCTCCAACACTCTCACCAG TGTAGGAGACGAAGATGAGAATGAAGAAGATGCTAACAAACAGAACGATGAAGTCGCACATGCTTTAACCGTAGCTGGTGCAATTGGTAAACCATCCAATGGAAATAGTGATGATATTTCCGACGCCTTGAAGGATCTCAACATGGATAACTATGATGAAGAGGATGACAAAG GATTTGAGTTATTCAGTTCGGGGAACGGTGATCTTTTTTATCAGAGTAATGAATTGGATCCATACATCAACGATAAAAAT GAGGAGTATGATTCTGAAGATATGGAAGACATGATTATTAATCCAACtgattctgttgttgtttgtgcACGTACTGAGGACGATGTCAATTTTCTTGAA GTATGGATACTTGAGGACGCCAATACCCGCGATATGAACTTGTATATTCACCATGATATCATTATTCCGGAATTTCCACTTTGCACAGCATGGCTTGATTGCCCCCTTAAAGGCGGAGAAAAAG GGAACTTCTTGGCTGTTGGTTCAATGGGACCATCCATTGAAATTTGGGACCTTGATGTT ATTGATGAGGTAGAGCCATGTGTGGTGTTGGGTGgcaaagagaaaagaaaaaaggggaaaaatggGAAAAAG AAATCAGCAAAATACAAAGAGGACAGTCACACCGACTCAGTACTTGGTCTTGCTTGGAACAAGGAATACAG TAATACACTTGCAAGTGCCAGTGCTGACAAGCGAGTGAAGATTTGGGATATTGTTGCTGGAAAGTGTACTATTACAATGGATCATCACTCTGATAAG GTTCAAGCAGTTGCTTGGAATCATCGTGCACAACAGATCCTTCTTAGTGGTTCGTTTGATCATACTGTTGCCTTG AAGGATGTAAGGACGCCGTCACATTCTGGCTATACGTGGTCGGTCAGCGCTGATGTAGAGAGCTTGGCATGGGATCCACACACCGAGCACTCTTTTGCG GTGAGTCTTGAAGATGGTACGATCCAATGTTTTGATGTTCGGACTGCAATGTCCAATGCCACATCTGTGCAGAATGCTACTTTTACACTTCATGCACACGATAAATCTGTTACCTCCGTATCCTATAATACGGCAGCACCTAAT CTTCTTGCGACTGGATCCATGGATAAAACG GTAAAACTTTGGGATTTGTCTAACAACCAACCATCTTCTGTTGCATCTAAAGAGCCAAAAGCT GGGGCTGTCTTTTCTATCTCCTTCTCAGAGGACAACCCATTCTTGTTGGCCATAGGAGGCTCAAAGGGAAAGTTACAA TTATGGGACACCTTGTCTGACGAAGGCATCTCTCGAAGATACGGGAAATTTAACAGGAATCAACCTCAATCCGTGGCCTGA